Below is a window of Deltaproteobacteria bacterium DNA.
GCGATGGGGCTCTTGCAGTGAAGGCAGATCGACGCAGGCATGCCGCGCCGAAGTGCACATCGCGCACCAGCGATCTGCTGGGGGTCAAGACAGTCTCCCTGCGCAACCCCTGCGTCGACGCGATGCGCCGCGCAGATCCAGCACCTGGCCCGCTGCGGTCCCGGGCACGACGCGACGGCGCGGGGCTTGCTCTGCGTGCTCCCATGGATCCGGCGACGGCCTCGGCCTACGCGCAGCTCTCCAGCCTGGGCGTGCTCTACGTGGCGCTGCACTGCAGCGGCATGTGCGGCCCGTTGGTGGTGGGCCTGGGCGTCGGGGAGCGCGCGCACGGCCCCGCTGCCATGGGACGCGTGCTCACCTACCAGCTCGGAAAGGCCGTGGTGTACGCGCCGCTCGGTGCGCTCGCTGGGCTGTTCGGCCGAGGTGTGGTGCACGGGCTCGCGCGACAGGGCACGTGGCTGACCGCGCTGCTCGGCGTCGCGCTCATTGCAGCGAGCGTGCGCGCGCGATTCGCGGGTTCGAGCGCGCCCCCATTCGCCCTCCTCGCGCCGCTGGTGCGTCGCGCGGACCGCCTGCGCCAGCGGCCCTGGCTTCGCGCCTTCGCGCTCGGGCTGGCGATGGCCGCCCTGCCTTGCATGCTCGTGCTCTGGGTGCTCGCGCTCGGCGCCACCACGCACCACCCGCTTCACGGCGCGCTCTTGATGTTGCTCTTGCTGGCGATGAACTCGGTGCCGCTGCTCGCCGCCGTCCGACTCTCCGCGCTGGTGCGCACGCGCGCGCCCGCGCTCGCCCGCTTGCAACCCTGGCTTCCAACCGTCTCCGGCGTGTGGCTCCTGCTCGTGGCCCTCGCGGGTGCGGGCTGGCTTCCCCACGCGTCACTGCCGTTCTCCCTCGCCGGCCGCGGCTACGTGGTCATGTTCTGGTGACTCCCATGACGACCTCATCCACCCACGCACCACCTGAGCTCCTCGCCCGCTACGGCGGCGCGGTGCCG
It encodes the following:
- a CDS encoding sulfite exporter TauE/SafE family protein, encoding MDPATASAYAQLSSLGVLYVALHCSGMCGPLVVGLGVGERAHGPAAMGRVLTYQLGKAVVYAPLGALAGLFGRGVVHGLARQGTWLTALLGVALIAASVRARFAGSSAPPFALLAPLVRRADRLRQRPWLRAFALGLAMAALPCMLVLWVLALGATTHHPLHGALLMLLLLAMNSVPLLAAVRLSALVRTRAPALARLQPWLPTVSGVWLLLVALAGAGWLPHASLPFSLAGRGYVVMFW